The following coding sequences lie in one Nitratireductor mangrovi genomic window:
- a CDS encoding recombinase family protein, with translation MTKLPEKSKIVRKQRCAIYTRKSSEEGLEQEFNSLHAQREACEAFIASQRSEGWVLVRDQYDDGGISGGTLDRPGLQRLQEDIEDGLVDVVVVYKIDRLSRSLADFAKLVEVFDRNGVTFVSVTQSFNTTTSMGRLTLNILLSFAQFEREVTAERIRDKFAASRKKGMWMGGVPPYGYHALNRKLVIDDEAAAHVRWIFARFLEIGSGTELAREVAQRGIRTPRGNRIDKKYLYRMLNNRAYIGKAVHKGESYPGEHEAIIDRETWDRVHTILQESPRKRAARTRAETPALLKGLLFGPDGAAFSPTHTRKGARLYRYYVSQTVLKHGAGSCPVGRVPAGEIEAAVIDQLRVAFRQPEIVAATWKAARTHADDITEADARSALQKIDPLWDELFPAEQARIVALLVERVDVGTDGLDVRLRIDGLGSLYREMRASNDREAA, from the coding sequence ATGACGAAGCTCCCGGAGAAATCGAAGATCGTGCGCAAGCAGCGGTGTGCCATCTACACGCGCAAATCCTCCGAAGAGGGGCTGGAACAGGAGTTCAACTCGCTGCACGCCCAGCGAGAAGCTTGCGAGGCCTTCATTGCGAGCCAGCGCTCCGAGGGCTGGGTGCTGGTTCGCGATCAGTATGATGACGGTGGCATCTCGGGCGGTACGCTCGACCGCCCCGGTCTGCAGCGCCTGCAGGAGGACATCGAGGACGGGCTGGTCGACGTGGTCGTGGTCTACAAGATCGACCGCCTGAGCCGGTCGCTCGCCGACTTCGCCAAGCTGGTCGAGGTGTTCGATCGGAACGGCGTGACCTTCGTCTCGGTCACGCAGTCCTTCAACACGACGACGTCGATGGGCCGCCTGACGCTGAACATCCTGCTCAGCTTCGCCCAGTTCGAGCGTGAGGTCACGGCCGAGCGCATCCGCGACAAGTTTGCCGCCAGCCGCAAGAAGGGCATGTGGATGGGTGGGGTGCCGCCCTACGGCTACCACGCCCTGAACCGGAAACTGGTCATCGACGACGAAGCCGCCGCGCATGTCCGCTGGATCTTCGCCCGCTTCCTCGAGATCGGCTCGGGCACGGAACTGGCCCGCGAGGTTGCGCAGCGCGGCATCCGCACGCCACGCGGCAACCGGATCGACAAGAAGTACCTGTATCGGATGCTCAACAACCGCGCCTATATCGGCAAGGCGGTCCACAAGGGCGAGAGCTATCCCGGCGAGCACGAAGCCATCATCGACCGCGAGACCTGGGACCGCGTCCATACCATCCTGCAGGAAAGCCCGCGAAAGCGCGCCGCGCGCACCCGCGCCGAGACGCCCGCGCTGCTGAAGGGGCTGCTGTTCGGTCCCGATGGCGCGGCGTTCTCGCCGACCCACACGCGGAAGGGCGCCAGGCTGTACCGCTACTATGTCAGCCAGACGGTGCTGAAGCATGGCGCCGGGTCGTGCCCGGTCGGCCGCGTGCCCGCCGGCGAGATCGAGGCCGCCGTCATCGACCAGCTCCGGGTCGCGTTCCGCCAGCCCGAGATCGTCGCAGCGACGTGGAAGGCGGCACGCACCCACGCCGACGACATCACGGAAGCCGACGCGCGTTCCGCACTCCAGAAGATTGACCCATTGTGGGACGAACTGTTCCCCGCCGAGCAGGCGCGCATCGTGGCACTGCTGGTCGAACGCGTCGATGTTGGCACTGACGGGCTCGATGTGCGCCTTCGCATCGATGGGCTCGGCAGTCTCTACCGCGAAATGCGGGCTTCCAACGACAGAGAGGCCGCATGA
- a CDS encoding DUF2924 domain-containing protein, with protein MTTVSTNDAKGRGGRHDDPAVLARLAALKAATAPELKAQWRDLFDSEPPPFNRRYLESRLAYRIQELAYGGLKPETIRRLERLGEELDGGDRSKRSVRLDRDRPITGTRLLREWQGVEQIVTVTADGFEWQGRPYKSLSSIARAITGTRWNGWVFFGLKNHRGRT; from the coding sequence ATGACAACAGTCTCCACGAACGACGCGAAGGGCAGGGGAGGCCGCCATGACGATCCGGCCGTCCTTGCCCGCCTGGCCGCGCTCAAGGCGGCAACGGCGCCCGAACTGAAGGCGCAGTGGCGCGACCTCTTCGACAGCGAACCGCCGCCGTTCAACCGCCGCTACCTGGAAAGCCGGCTCGCCTACCGCATCCAGGAATTGGCCTATGGCGGGCTGAAGCCGGAGACGATCCGCCGGCTGGAGCGGCTCGGCGAGGAACTGGACGGGGGCGACCGATCCAAGCGCAGTGTCCGCCTCGACCGTGACCGCCCGATCACTGGCACGCGCCTTCTGCGCGAATGGCAGGGCGTCGAACAGATCGTCACAGTGACCGCTGACGGCTTCGAATGGCAGGGGCGGCCCTACAAGTCGCTGTCGTCGATCGCGCGGGCCATCACCGGCACGCGCTGGAATGGCTGGGTGTTCTTCGGCCTCAAGAACCACAGGGGGCGGACATGA